The Bacillota bacterium genome contains a region encoding:
- a CDS encoding phage tail protein, with product MAYVVDFRNVSTVGLESSPVAQALAGLRANEARYFMKKYNHVFTVVPASESRETVDYVHRILKEERGIELSAKPLETSRFQVENIRWAYVFYEDGLVANVMYAVDDPKGRAVGFKLSEGMEVPRELEGKFKFAKQKSNLAGTVRGSFFVIKGEY from the coding sequence CCTACGTCGTCGACTTTCGAAATGTCTCCACGGTCGGCCTGGAATCCTCGCCGGTTGCGCAGGCGCTGGCGGGACTGCGCGCCAACGAGGCCCGTTACTTCATGAAGAAATACAATCACGTCTTCACGGTCGTACCCGCGAGCGAAAGCCGGGAGACGGTGGATTACGTGCACCGGATCCTGAAGGAAGAGCGCGGCATCGAGCTCTCCGCCAAACCCTTGGAGACGTCGCGGTTTCAGGTGGAGAACATCCGCTGGGCCTACGTGTTCTACGAGGATGGCCTTGTCGCCAACGTGATGTATGCGGTCGATGACCCCAAGGGTCGCGCGGTCGGATTCAAGCTCTCCGAGGGGATGGAGGTGCCCAGGGAACTCGAGGGTAAGTTCAAGTTTGCAAAGCAGAAGTCCAACCTGGCG